The genomic interval TACCTAAGTGTACCTCATGTCACCTCGGTAGATTCTTCGActttaattatacaatttttcaagctAACTGACCGGTTCGTAAGAATCAAGGAAATCTTTAAAATTACTTAGGAAATTAACGATCATTTGACGAATAAATCCTTCGTATAGATTTGTCGATATTTGTCAAAGCCATTACTCGAAATTGTTTCCACTGACCCCTTTAAttacttcgaagatttttagaCCGATTTCCGAACAATGTTCGTCACACGACGATGATTTCTAAGAACCAATAAATAACTCGTTTTGCAGAGTAAAATTCATGCACCGATCTTATGTTATAATTTTGCTCGAACTAAGTACGTATAAAATagattgttattttatttaaattagggaaatataatattgaatatgatattaataatacagTATCTAGTAAATTCTACACCGTTAACATCATGTGCTGTTGAGGACGTTCACCTCGTGTCATTTATCATGAATTGTCTATTTCGATGTTCGTCACACGTCGGTATCGCCCCAAACTTGCACGAATCAGCAGATTTTACTTTGGGCAATGATCCCATATTCTGAGGAGGTCAACCACTCTTATGACTGGCATTACATCTAATTTCTTACTCACCGTATTTCTTTATCATAATTAACAGAAAAATCTAttgatacatttttatttactccTTTCAGATCGGCTTCAAAGGATTCGGATTGAAACCCGAAAAATTGAAGGTGGAGGCCACATTCCAATTCGAAGGCAAGGACTATAAGTTAAATCATGGAGCGGTCGTCATTGCAGCTATTACTAGTTGTACCAATACAAGTAATCCCAGCGTAATGCTTGGTGCCGGTAAGCGACTgaattttatccatttttttagCTTGAATCCAACTTTATAAATTAGACTTCGAACTTCATTTCCATGGACCGATTATAATGTAAGATTCTTACTTCTCAGGTCTTTTGGCGCAGAAAGCAGTCAAAGCTGGTCTAACAGTAGCTCCCTATATAAAAACTTCTCTATCTCCGGGTTCTGGAGTAGTAACTTATTATCTGAAAGAAAGTGGAGTTATTCCAAGCCTCACACAATTAGGATTTGATGTTGTGGGCTATGGTTGTATGACCTGTATAGGAAATAGTGGACCCCTCCCAGACTCGATGATAGATGCAATTGAAAAGGTATTTTTACATCTACTTTATATTTCAGAACTAGAAAGCAAGGGGAGTAGACGACTTTCGTGCATAATTCTCACTGGTTCGATGACTTGTTTCAGAACGATCTTGTCTGTTGTGGAGTCCTATCCGGTAACCGTAACTTTGAGGGCAGAATTCATCCGAACACCAGAGCAAATTATTTGGCGTCACCTTTATTGGTAATTGCATACGCAATTGCGGGAACAGTCCTCATTGATTTCGAAGCGGAACCTCTTGGTGAGCGTCGTCAACTTGTAGAAATTATTGAACCATAAACTAACTTATTTTGTTTTGTAGGATACAGAGCTGACGGCAAAGCAATATACCTGCGAGATGTATGGCCAACGCGAGCGGAGATTCAGGCTGTTGAACAAAAACACGTAATCCCAGCTATGTTCAAAGAAGTTTACAGTAAAATAGAGTCTGGCAGTGGAAGCTGGTCGAGTCTTCAGGCACCCGGAGGCCAGCTATACCCATGGGATGATGAATCAACGTACATAAAACATCCTCCTTATTTCGACGGACTCACAAAAGTAAGAATAATTGACTTATTTTTGATAATCGAACAATCAATCTGATAATCAATCTAATGATGAGCTTTTTCATTCAGACAATTCCCCCCACGAATCCCATCGTAAAAGCTCGTGTCTTACTCAACCTTGGAGACTCGGTTACAACAGACCATATCAGCCCAGCTGGTAGCATTGCAAGAAATTCTCCAGCTGCGAGATACCTCGCCAAACGAGGGtgggttatatttttttctgtaacaAGTTTGTTTCAGTGATAATGTTGTATTAAAGTAATGAATAAgtcatcaaaaatttttttgctttttcagaTTAAAGCCAAAAGAGTTCAATTCTTATGGCTCGCGACGTGGTAACGATGCGGTAATGGCACGAGGGACATTCGCTAATATTCGATTAGTGAATAAATTCATTGGCAAAGCTGGTCCTCGTACCATATACATTCCAACTAATGAAGAAGTAAGTCGGCCATGTTTCTAATATTCAACATGTCCTCTAGTAGAAAATAACTATCAATACTTGCTCACGTAGATGGACATATTCGATGCGGCCGAGAAGTATGCCGAGGATAATGTACCACTTATAGCACTAGTGGGCAAGGAATATGGATCGGGTTCATCCAGAGATTGGGCAGCTAAGGGCCCATTCTTACAGGGCATAAAAGCCGTTATAGCAGAATCGTACGAAAGAATACACAGGTAACGGAATTTATGACGTTATTAATTGTCTACATGTACGAAACTAGCTACGAGTGAACGCTGAACTATCTGTCCTTGTTTCGCAGATCTAATCTGGTAGGAATGGGTATAATTCCACTGCAGTATTTACCTGGAGAATCTGCGGAATCTCTTGGATTAACAGGACTGGAATTATATAACATAAGCATTCCCGACGATTATCGCCCGGGCCAAACTATCGAAGTAACTAcagatgatggaaaaaagttcAACGTACTTGTTCGGTTCGATACAGAAGTTGACTTGACCTACTTCAGACATGGAGGTATTTTAAACTATATGATAAGAACAATGGTTTGATAAAaggaaaagacgaaaaaatcgaTTAATGATATTACAACGATGTAATTCTATTATTGactt from Athalia rosae chromosome 1, iyAthRosa1.1, whole genome shotgun sequence carries:
- the LOC105690815 gene encoding cytoplasmic aconitate hydratase-like — translated: MAEKNPYKNLLKTIKIGETDCQYYDVTNFGDKYDKLPFSIRVLLESAVRNCDEFQVKKSDVEKILEWERNQKIPEGVEVAFKPARVILQDFTGVPAVVDFAAMRDAVKKLGGDPDKINPICPSDLVIDHSVQVDFTRGDNALKKNEDLEFERNKERFMFLKWGAKAFKNMLIVPPGSGIVHQVNLEYLARVVFDANGLLYPDSVVGTDSHTTMINGLGVLGWGCGGIEAEAVMLGQAISMLLPNVVGYKLEGVLNQYVTSTDLVLTITKNLRQLGVVGKFVEFFGPGVAELSIADRATISNMCPEYGATVGFFAVDEQSLAYLRQTSRSDKHVKYIEEYLRTVKMLRNYNDSSQDPVFSEVVTLDLSTVVSSVSGPKRPHDRVSVSEMKKDFTSCLSAKIGFKGFGLKPEKLKVEATFQFEGKDYKLNHGAVVIAAITSCTNTSNPSVMLGAGLLAQKAVKAGLTVAPYIKTSLSPGSGVVTYYLKESGVIPSLTQLGFDVVGYGCMTCIGNSGPLPDSMIDAIEKNDLVCCGVLSGNRNFEGRIHPNTRANYLASPLLVIAYAIAGTVLIDFEAEPLGYRADGKAIYLRDVWPTRAEIQAVEQKHVIPAMFKEVYSKIESGSGSWSSLQAPGGQLYPWDDESTYIKHPPYFDGLTKTIPPTNPIVKARVLLNLGDSVTTDHISPAGSIARNSPAARYLAKRGLKPKEFNSYGSRRGNDAVMARGTFANIRLVNKFIGKAGPRTIYIPTNEEMDIFDAAEKYAEDNVPLIALVGKEYGSGSSRDWAAKGPFLQGIKAVIAESYERIHRSNLVGMGIIPLQYLPGESAESLGLTGLELYNISIPDDYRPGQTIEVTTDDGKKFNVLVRFDTEVDLTYFRHGGILNYMIRTMV